DNA sequence from the Pirellulales bacterium genome:
TTCAAGCTGTGCGGCTTTCCTTTGGAAGTGCTGGCGCTAAGGCAACCCGGCCTGCCGGAGCGAAACGGCAAAGAACCGGTAGCGAATGCCCGGGCCTTATATGCCCAACTGCTCGGCCGGCCCAAGTGGTTTTTGGATTCCCGCTATGGGCAGCGGCTGGCCAAGGCGCTGGGTTATTTGCAAGAAAAAGAATCGGCCGACGGATTCCACGATTACCTGCGCTATTTGGCCACGCAGGACGAAGAAAAAACGCACGGCAATTACGGATTGGTGCGATTCATTTGCTGGGTGGCTCCGGTGCTAGGCATTTTGGGCACGGTCATTCACTTCGGCTCGGCCTTCGGCGGGCTGTCTGTCGACGAAATCGGCGATAACCTGGCGAAAGTGGTGGGCGAAATCGGTACGGCATTCAACACCACCACGGTCGCTTTGGCTGCCGCCATCACGATGATGTTCAGCCTGTTCATGTGCGAAAAGACGGAGCGCGGAATCATTCATTCGATCAGCCGGCGTGTCGATTTAGAGCTGCTCAACCGCTTCGAAGTGACCGACGAAAGCCTGACGCCCTTTTTGCAGGCCGTGCAAGTAGGAAACCAGGCCACGCTGACGGCGCTGGATTCCCGGTTGGAAAAACAGTTGCAAATTTGGGCCTCGGCCTTTACACGCTTGCAGCAGGAAAGCGACAAGCGGCTGCAAACACACGGACAAATGTGGGAACAATCGCTCAGCAAAATGCACGCGCAATTTGAGCACAGCGATACGCAGCGCGAGCAAAAACTGCTCAAGCTGCTAAGCGAAATGCAATTGCAACGCACCGAGCAAAAATCGCAGGGCCAGGCGATGCTGAACCAAATGACCGGTCTGCAAACTCACTTTGCCCAGTTGGTGGAAGCGCTGGCCGGTTTGAACCGCGGCGAAAGCGAGCTGGCGAAATCGCAACAATTGCTGGCGCAAAATCTGCAAGGCATTCGCGAAACGGGACATCTCGATCAGGCGTTGCACGGCCTGACGGCGGCCATTCACTTGCTGACCGCGCGACATGATTTGGATCCGAAAAAAGCCAGCCGGGCGGCGTGATTTTTATTCACCGCAGAGACACCGAGAAGAAAGCCACGGATGAACACAGATAAGCACAGATGAAAGCAATTGAAAAGCACAATAATCAGTCCATTGCTTGCTTTATACAATAACCGGCATAAGTAGGTGGTGGGACAATTTGAAATTCCGACAGCCGCTTTTCCCGACTGACACAGTCGGGCTATGTTCAAATTGGCCCACTACCCATAAGTATTGCTTTTCTGATCGTGTCCAATCTGTTCTTTCCGCATCTGTTTTCATCCGTGTTTATCTGTGGCTTTCTCTGTGCCTGTGCGTCTCTGCGGTTCATTTCTTGTTTGCATAAACCGTCGGATCAGCGAGTTCGATCATTCGAAATGCCGCCTGGCGTTCGGCGCATTTGTTGCAGTGCCCGCAGTGCAGGCCTTTGACCGGTGCGATGCAGGAAAAGGTAAGCCCCAGCGGGTAGTTGCGTCCTAGCTGCATGACCTCTGGCTTGTGCAAGTGGGCAAAGGGCCGCACGATTTCTAGCGGCGGCTGGCCCAGGCGCGACAGTACGTTTTCCAAAGCAGCGAAGAATTCGGCGGTGGCATCGTCGAATGGATTGCTTCCCAGCACGCCTAGCGCTAGCCGGCCGATGCCATGCATTTGACACCACAGGGCCGGCTTGATGATCAGCAGCAAATTGCGGCCTGGCAGATACACGGCTTCGTCCGGCGTGGCCGCATCGGGGGTTTGCTGGCCGGTCAAACTCCAGTGGCCGGTGTACAGATCGGCCAGCGGCAACTGCAGCGTGATTAGAGTTTCTAGCCGAGGCGTAGCAACCGCTCCCAGATAATTCCGCAAGCTCGCCAATTCCGCTGCTTGCCAATGCAGGCCGCACTCGATGTAGAACGGCTGGACGTGATCGCCTTGAGCGAGCAAATGTGAAACCAAAATGGCGCTATCTAACCCGCCGCTAACCAGCACGCCGATGGTATTACCCATGCGGCAAACTATACCACATTCGTTACGGCGCGGGCAGTTCCAGCGGTTGCGGAATTTCGTTGGATGGCGCCGATTGCAGCTCGCCGGGCGGAAATTGAGATGCTCTTGGCACCGGCTGCGGGGCGAGCACTCCCGGCGCTATGGTCGTTGGCGCACTGCTTGTCGGCGGCCCGGTTACCGTCGATCCGGCAAGCGAAGGGACGCCTCCCAGGCGGGCGGCTATTTTCGCAAGCATGACTTGTTCCAGTGCATGATCGCGGCCATCGGGGCCCATGGGAATCCAACCGCCGGTGACGGCGCGCGGGCCGTTGGGACGGGCGGGATCGCCGGGAAGCCGATGCGGATCGGAATCGAATTCGGTATCGCGATTCAGCGAAGTATCGTAGCGGAACGTCGACGCACCGGCGGAGCCGCTGATGGGATGCGGCACATCTTCCAGCTCTTTCGTCACCGTGACTTCGACGAGGTAGCCGCTGCAGCCGTTTTGTTGTGGAATAACGCGCACATACGCGCGCCGGCGAATCGACTGCAGCGTGCTTTCCCAGCGCTGCTGGAGGTTGACGGAATCTCTGCGCCACGGCTCGAAAATCGTGGCGCCTGGAATCGGGAAGGTGTCAATGCTTCCTTCCGTTTGCATGTTGCCGACCAGCTTGACGCGATCTTCCTGCGAGACTTGGAAATAATCGTCTACGATGTCGACGACTTGGTCCCACAGGTAATCCGGATTCATCGCCGGCACCAATACCGTGTTGTTGGGCACCGGCGGTCCCAAAATCACCACCGGCGAACTCGATCCTGGCAAGGTTCCGACCGTGGCCGATGGCTGGGGCAGAACCAGCGTAGCGGGCGCAGGCACTACGTTTTGCGCCGCCGGACTAAAGCGGGTGAAGGAACCGCAGCCAGCCAACGCGGCAGAAAATAGTAACAGCATGAAAATGGCGAACGATTGGCGCATGAAATCGCTGTGGAGGCGATGTGGATTCGCTGAGTTCGGCCGAACGGCCGCTAGGGAAAAGATCGGCTAAATAGAGCGGGAGTGTCCCCAAAACACTGTTTGACCGCAAGATTGGCCTTGGCGAGGAATGCACCGGGGGCTCTCCCGATTGCCGAGATTCCCTAACCCAAACTGCCTTGTTACATCCCGTTGACATTACCTTTCCCAATTTCCAGGGTTAAATGGGTGTTCTAGGGGGTCGATCGGTGAGGCATGAAAACAAACTTTTGGGATATGAGCGCCTTTCGGAGAGCAACGGCCTGCGCTGCGTTGCTTGTGCTGGCAAGCACGAGGGTTATTGCCGCGGACTACAACGACACACACTGGGGCGCGCCCGTTGATGGGCTAAAAGCAGGCGTCCGTTTGGACCCGATTGACCGAACGGAATATCACCCTGGCGAAGTGTTGAATCTGGTGATGGAGTTCGACGCCGAACTAAACCATCCTTTCCGTGTGCCGATGGCTGCTTTGTGTGAATATGCGACGGTTCATGTCGTGGGTCCGGACGGGAGAGAATGCATTTGGGATCCGGGTGGAACCGATCGTGAAGATGCTGGAATAAAAATCGAGGCCGACGAGTGGGAACCATACAATGATGCTGACGAAGAGCCCTACACAGCACCAATCCGGCTCGCTGCGGGGAAGCAAATTTGGATCGATGCCAAGACCGATCGTACGGTTCCGTTTTCACTAATCGTCCCCGGCACTTACCACGCCTGGATAGAATGCAAAATTGTGGCGGGAAAAAATCCGCCTAAACACGCTTGGCAGGGCACGGTCAAAAGTGGCGAAGTCGTGTGGACCATGGCCGAGTTGCCCGTGGAGCAGCGGCACAATGAGGTGACCGATGAGCAACAACACGAACTCGATGCCTGGCTGGCGCTGGCGAAGCTGAAAAATCAGGAGCTAGGCAAACCATTGACCGCCGCCCTAACCCAAGAAGTATTGCTTGCCGAAAACGAGGGGCTGGCACAAAAGCTCGTCGAAATTACGAAAAGCGGCCAGGCCGACGCCATGCCAATTTTGCTTGCCCGCGCCGGCGACATCAACGACGGTCACGCGGGCATTGACGGACCGTATTTGAAGCAGCTTGCCGAATACATTCTTGAAATCGGCGAAAAGTCTGATAATCAGAAGGCGGAAACCGACAAACCGCGATCATCAGCACGCTTCGATCCAGTCATGCTCTACTTGCGTTATCATCCGGATGATGCGGACATTCATCGGAGAGCCGTCGCTGTTCTGTCACACTTGGCGCGTTCGAGAAGTTCGCCTGCAGGATGGACATCGTTTTGGGCAGCGGTCCCTTATGCTTGGGCCGGGCTACAGGAATTGGGAGAATTGAAACCGGGAATGACGCGGCAACAGGCGGAAGATTTGCTCGGTCCGCCCGATGATTTATCAACGGGCTTTCGTTTTGGAAACGGGATAGGAGGTGGCGGTTTTGGCGGTGGTGGAAACAGCCCGGCAGCAGCGCAGGCGAAGGCATCCGCGGCAGCCAATTTGGCGAAAAATCCGGATGAACTTCAGTGGACTGCGGCCATGCTGCCAGGCCATGAAAATCCGACGCCGGCAGTTCTCAAGGCGGAATTGAAGGATGGCAAAACCAGGGCCTGGAAAATCCATTGGCCGGGCGAATTTCGGGGCAAAAATCCGTACGACATGCCCGGTGGCGATCCGAACTGAGAAAATCTAATTCCGGGAACTTCTGGGGTCATCATCGCGTCAAAATGGCAAATAAACTGAAAGCATCTGTGACCCAATTCATGGGCTATTCCGTCGGAGCCAGGTCAGAAAGTGCAAAACGCTTAATAAACGGTTCAGTGTAGACGGAGGTTTTATGCCAGCAAGCGTTTTGAAGGGGCGGAGACTTTGGTTGTCGATTTTGATATCCGGAGTGCTCTGCGGTACAGTTGTATTTGCACACCATGTCGCTTTGGCCAGGGATATGGACCACGCACCCGGCGATAAGCTCCCACAGGATGTTCCGGTCAATCAGGTGCCACGGCCGGTTGTGGCAGCGCTCCAGCGGCAGTTTGCTGATGCGAAAATCGTGAGCGCCGCCTTTTCCAGCACCGGCTTGGATGTGGATAGTTGGTGGCTGAGCGTCAAGGTGGGAAAGGAACAGTTGGAAGTGGGAGTCGACGGAATCTCGGGTAGTTATCGAGTCAACACCATCAAAAAGCCAATTGCCGTGGCCGATGTGCCCAAGGCGGTGAGGGAGGCCGTCGACAAGCGGTATTCTAAAGCCGAAATTCAAAACGCCTGGGAAGTTCAAAGCGGGCTGATTGCGCTGCCGCCGGGCAAGACGAGACCCCCCGGGTATGAAGTGACGATTCTCACCGCCGAGCATGAGAAATGCATAATTGATTTATTGCCGGGGTTTAGGCGAACTGCAAAAGGCGAGAACGAGCCTGACCCCAACAAAATGGAAATCGACGGTGAGTCGATTCTGAAGGACGGGAACCAATAGCGAGGCCGCAGCGTCCAACCTCCAAGAAAGTTACCCTGAGCATACCCTGGTTGTGGGAAACGGAGGATTCCATGAAATGCTGCCAGCCGATTCGATTTGCCGTTGCTATCACGCTCGTCTCCTTACTCGTTCCCGCGATTGCCGCGGCCCAAGGGGTGCTCATCAATATCAACGAAGGCGACCACGTGATTCTGCCGCGGCCGCCGATCATTATCGAGCCAGGCC
Encoded proteins:
- a CDS encoding MotA/TolQ/ExbB proton channel family protein, whose product is MTSTQNKQKKALPDWVDLPMAVAALLTVAFYVIVYREFPKGSLIHRYTTEHVVEYVVVAFFIWGIVDVVFKLCGFPLEVLALRQPGLPERNGKEPVANARALYAQLLGRPKWFLDSRYGQRLAKALGYLQEKESADGFHDYLRYLATQDEEKTHGNYGLVRFICWVAPVLGILGTVIHFGSAFGGLSVDEIGDNLAKVVGEIGTAFNTTTVALAAAITMMFSLFMCEKTERGIIHSISRRVDLELLNRFEVTDESLTPFLQAVQVGNQATLTALDSRLEKQLQIWASAFTRLQQESDKRLQTHGQMWEQSLSKMHAQFEHSDTQREQKLLKLLSEMQLQRTEQKSQGQAMLNQMTGLQTHFAQLVEALAGLNRGESELAKSQQLLAQNLQGIRETGHLDQALHGLTAAIHLLTARHDLDPKKASRAA
- a CDS encoding 7-cyano-7-deazaguanine synthase, yielding MGNTIGVLVSGGLDSAILVSHLLAQGDHVQPFYIECGLHWQAAELASLRNYLGAVATPRLETLITLQLPLADLYTGHWSLTGQQTPDAATPDEAVYLPGRNLLLIIKPALWCQMHGIGRLALGVLGSNPFDDATAEFFAALENVLSRLGQPPLEIVRPFAHLHKPEVMQLGRNYPLGLTFSCIAPVKGLHCGHCNKCAERQAAFRMIELADPTVYANKK